From a single Oncorhynchus tshawytscha isolate Ot180627B linkage group LG33, Otsh_v2.0, whole genome shotgun sequence genomic region:
- the LOC112231104 gene encoding TBC1 domain family member 10A isoform X2, with protein sequence MAKIEPGNGLKSAESRKSLRGTTESLALTDGEGNLFGSDSELNVYTSERQTDKYGFIGGAQQYSEQSAENIPPEVLRQREAKWLDMLNNWDKWMAKRHKKMKLRCQKGIPPSLRGRAWLYLSGGKVKREQHKGKFEELDSQAGDPKWVDVIERDLHRQFPFHEMFVARGGHGQQDLYRVLKAYTLHRPEEGYCQAQAPIAAVLLMHMPAEDAFWGLVQICEKYLPGYYSAGLEAIQLDGEILFTLLKRVSPLAHRHLKKHKLDPILYMTEWFMCAFSRTLPWVSVLRVWDMFLCEGVKIIFRVGLVVLKCMLGSQDKLKTCQGQYETMELLKTIDTRYMQEGFLVREILELPVSELDIEKEHLASVRRWKETRVDVDEH encoded by the exons ATGGCAAAAATAGAACCAGGCAATGGACTTAAGTCAGCAGAGTCCCGCAAAAGTTTGCGGGGCACGACAGAAAGTCTGGCACTGACAGATGGAGAAGGCAACCTCTTCGGCTCGGACTCGGAACTAAATGTCTATACCAGTGAGAGACAGACGGATAAATATGGATTTATTGGGGGTGCACAACAATATTCAGAACAATC AGCTGAAAACATCCCTCCTGAGGTGCTGAGGCAGAGGGAGGCCAAATGGCTGGACATGCTCAACAACTGGGACAAGTGGATGGCAAAGAGACACAAGAAG ATGAAGCTGCGCTGTCAGAAGGGCATACCCCCCTCTCTGAGAGGCCGGGCGTGGCTCTACCTGTCTGGAGGAAAGGTGAAGAGGGAGCAGCACAAGGGCAAATTTGAG GAGCTGGACAGCCAGGCAGGAGACCCTAAGTGGGTGGATGTGATAGAGAGGGACCTCCACAGACAGTTCCCCTTCCATGAGATGTTTGTGGCAAGAGGAGGCCATGG GCAGCAGGACCTCTACCGTGTCCTGAAGGCCTATACTCTGCACCGGCCAGAGGAGGGTTACTGCCAGGCCCAGGCTCCCATTGCTGCTGTGCTGCTAATGCACATGCCTGCGGAG GATGCATTCTGGGGTCTGGTCCAGATCTGTGAGAAGTACCTTCCCGGATACTACAGTGCAGGGCTG GAGGCGATCCAACTGGATGGAGAGATCCTGTTTACTCTGCTGAAGCGGGTGTCTCCTCTGGCTCACCGCCACCTGAAGAAGCACAAGCTGGACCCCATCCTGTACATGACGGAGTGGTTCATGTGTGCCTTCTCCAGAACCCTGCCCTGGGTCTCCGTGCTGCGCGTCTGGGACATGTTCCTctgtgagg GAGTGAAGATCATCTTCCGGGTGGGCCTGGTGGTGTTGAAGTGCATGCTGGGCTCCCAGGACAAGCTGAAGACGTGTCAGGGCCAGTATGAGACTATGGAGCTGCTAAAGACCATAGATACACGCTACATGCAGGAGGGGTTTCTAGTGCGGGAG ATTCTAGAGCTGCCGGTGTCAGAGCTGGACATTGAGAAGGAGCACCTGGCATCAGTGCGGCGCTGGAAGGAGACCCGGG tGGATGTTGATGAACACTAG
- the LOC112231104 gene encoding TBC1 domain family member 10A isoform X1: MAKIEPGNGLKSAESRKSLRGTTESLALTDGEGNLFGSDSELNVYTSERQTDKYGFIGGAQQYSEQSAENIPPEVLRQREAKWLDMLNNWDKWMAKRHKKMKLRCQKGIPPSLRGRAWLYLSGGKVKREQHKGKFEELDSQAGDPKWVDVIERDLHRQFPFHEMFVARGGHGQQDLYRVLKAYTLHRPEEGYCQAQAPIAAVLLMHMPAEDAFWGLVQICEKYLPGYYSAGLEAIQLDGEILFTLLKRVSPLAHRHLKKHKLDPILYMTEWFMCAFSRTLPWVSVLRVWDMFLCEGVKIIFRVGLVVLKCMLGSQDKLKTCQGQYETMELLKTIDTRYMQEGFLVREILELPVSELDIEKEHLASVRRWKETRGELHCKSLPRMHGAKAIMAAEPPSRQDLRQNPTIIVESPLATKSNGEDKERKNTKEQKNGKKNSSPTQVAAYLEPSEPSPLLKDTALLGSNQSLSSTEYDTYL; this comes from the exons ATGGCAAAAATAGAACCAGGCAATGGACTTAAGTCAGCAGAGTCCCGCAAAAGTTTGCGGGGCACGACAGAAAGTCTGGCACTGACAGATGGAGAAGGCAACCTCTTCGGCTCGGACTCGGAACTAAATGTCTATACCAGTGAGAGACAGACGGATAAATATGGATTTATTGGGGGTGCACAACAATATTCAGAACAATC AGCTGAAAACATCCCTCCTGAGGTGCTGAGGCAGAGGGAGGCCAAATGGCTGGACATGCTCAACAACTGGGACAAGTGGATGGCAAAGAGACACAAGAAG ATGAAGCTGCGCTGTCAGAAGGGCATACCCCCCTCTCTGAGAGGCCGGGCGTGGCTCTACCTGTCTGGAGGAAAGGTGAAGAGGGAGCAGCACAAGGGCAAATTTGAG GAGCTGGACAGCCAGGCAGGAGACCCTAAGTGGGTGGATGTGATAGAGAGGGACCTCCACAGACAGTTCCCCTTCCATGAGATGTTTGTGGCAAGAGGAGGCCATGG GCAGCAGGACCTCTACCGTGTCCTGAAGGCCTATACTCTGCACCGGCCAGAGGAGGGTTACTGCCAGGCCCAGGCTCCCATTGCTGCTGTGCTGCTAATGCACATGCCTGCGGAG GATGCATTCTGGGGTCTGGTCCAGATCTGTGAGAAGTACCTTCCCGGATACTACAGTGCAGGGCTG GAGGCGATCCAACTGGATGGAGAGATCCTGTTTACTCTGCTGAAGCGGGTGTCTCCTCTGGCTCACCGCCACCTGAAGAAGCACAAGCTGGACCCCATCCTGTACATGACGGAGTGGTTCATGTGTGCCTTCTCCAGAACCCTGCCCTGGGTCTCCGTGCTGCGCGTCTGGGACATGTTCCTctgtgagg GAGTGAAGATCATCTTCCGGGTGGGCCTGGTGGTGTTGAAGTGCATGCTGGGCTCCCAGGACAAGCTGAAGACGTGTCAGGGCCAGTATGAGACTATGGAGCTGCTAAAGACCATAGATACACGCTACATGCAGGAGGGGTTTCTAGTGCGGGAG ATTCTAGAGCTGCCGGTGTCAGAGCTGGACATTGAGAAGGAGCACCTGGCATCAGTGCGGCGCTGGAAGGAGACCCGGGGTGAGTTGCACTGCAAGTCCCTTCCCAGAATGCACGGCGCCAAGGCCATCATGGCTGCCGAGCCGCCCAGTCGCCAAGACTTGAGACAGAACCCCACCATCATAGTTGAGTCGCCCCTGGCAACCAAGAGCAATGGGGAGGACAAGGAAAGGAAAAATACCAAAGAGCAGAAGAATGGGAAGAAAAACAGCTCTCCGACCCAAGTGGCAGCCTACCTTGAACCCAGCGAGCCCTCCCCCCTCCTCAAAGACACAGCCCTGCTAGGCTCCAATCAGAGCCTGAGCAGCACAGAGTATGACACCTACCTGTAG